A region of the Canis aureus isolate CA01 chromosome 5, VMU_Caureus_v.1.0, whole genome shotgun sequence genome:
TTCTTTTGTATGTCACAGAGGTGgaccagaagagaagaaaaagacagatgtattcccttcatctgtaaaacaggaatagtAATGTACCTCCTTCATATGACTGTTGAGGACTTAATGAATTAATCACTATAAAAGCACTTAGCATGGCATAAAGCAAGCACTCAATAATACTTGCTTTAAGATATAAAGAATATCAGGCAACTCCTAGTGACACACTTGCTTAGGAGGGTTGTAAGACGTCATACACTTAATTATTAAGGCGATTCATAGCACAAGCAAAGAAAAGGGGATACAAGCAAAGTTTGAAGGGACAGGAGACTGAAAATAGGTTTTACATTTACTGTTTTAGGATGAAGTTCAGTCCCAAAGTGAGCGTAGTAAAAACTATTTACAGCAGAGAAGAGTTTTGCCAAACACCCATGTGATCTaaagtaatctttttttccccttctcattACCCAGggtcctttttattattttgccactcactgacatcacagaaatattttcatcTACCAAACTGCATTAGGTAAAAACCAGTTTGACTTCTCAGTTTTAGTAATCAGAGATACATATGTCCATAAACCAACAAAGAGACCTagtgttattgttgttattagtGTTATTGTTATTAGTGTTATTGAAGTTGATATAATTACAAAGGCGGACAATTGTGGCTTTTAATTAACCTACGTAACTTTACTAAGATAACAGCTTCATTttcatcaggtttcctgcattaTTAAGAGTTGTATGGTGTGTGTATTTAAATTGGCTAATTCAATTATATGTATAAGGCCCAAAGATAGGCCGGGGGATACAATCAGCTCTAGTGCAAAAGAATAGAAGTAGGAGAGGGAAATCCTGTTATTTACTCTCTTATCCTAAATAAAAGAGAATTCAAAGGgttaaatgcaaagaaaacaaaataattcttcatctttttcatttttacattattcTGTGATTTTTAAGAGCTGATATCCTTGAGATTTTATAAAGGATTTCCAAGAGTGATGTACATCATGCACTAAAAAGATATTTCCCTCAAGCTGGGGAAACCAATGACCTATATTTCTGTACCTGGACTGAGCCCTGTCTTTCAAGAGTAGAAATACCAGCCTTGATTTTGATGTGGTCTTTCCTGCCAAATTAAATAGTCCACCAAAAAAAGAATAGATCTAACTCTCCATGGGCGTACTGCAATGCACAGCATACTGCAATACATCAAGCCACCTAAAATAAAGACGTGAACTCAAAAATTTAAATGGGTATTATTTTCCAACATACAACTCTCTTCAGCATACTAATTCCCAAAATGTACTTACCCCCCGCCCCCTTTTATTTCAATAATGTACTTAACTCACTGGCTTACTGTATTTCTTAACTATCTGTCATCATCACTAGCACCTctcttatttttagattttgaagTCTGACAAGGAACTGTCAGAGGCTTCCATGCAATACACCTAACACATCATTAACACTCAGtaagctaaaaaacaaacaaacaaacaaacaaacaaacccaaaaacaaaacaaaacaaaaaaccactcaAATACTCAGTAAGCTCATGTGGAATGAATGAGTGCTTTTCACAATGTCAAGGCAAGGACCCTCCAAAGCAAACTCGATTTAAAACCTCAAATCTAAAGGTAATGAATGATTTCGTAGATAATGAATTTCTGAAGTGGAAGGGTAAATGTCAAAGGGACATAAATACCTGCTGGAACTTATATAAATCATTATACTTTTCATGGAAGTCCAAGTTCAAAAGTTCCTTCTGAAGCCCTTCCAGAAAGTTTTGGCTTTGGATGAAGTTGGGGATCACACAGTGAAGAAAGGGATCCATGTCCATGACAATGGCCTCTGTTGGAAGGAAAACATTACTTAtggctttttctccttttatatttttgatgtgaTTAGCAGAGCAGAGAGAATACAAAAGGGAATGGTCATGAATTTTCAGAAACCTAGTACTTAAAGATTAGGGGGAAGAAGTATAagctcttcccttttttctttacccattcaagACTCCTTTTTAAACATATTGTACTTAAAATACCGGTCCTTAGGAGTACTGGTGATATCACTAAATTAAGGTTCCTGCTCTTTtatgagtttttaatattttaaatttttatttttttaagattttatttatttattcatgagacacacacacacacacacagagatatagagggagaagcaggtttcctgtggggagcctgatgtgggacttgactccaggaccccggaatcatgactgagctgaaggtagacagacgctcaaccactgcaccacccaggtaccctactTTTATGAGTTCTTTAGCTTGACAATTAGCTATtgaactaaatatattttagattctttattcattttccccAAACTTAAACAAGCaagttaaaaatgagaatagaagggtgcctgggtaggttaggcatccagctcttgatttcggctcaggtcatgatctcagggttgtgaggtagAGCCTtgcagcagactccacactgggtggggagcctgcttaaggttctccctctcctctccctctgcagacccaccttgcaaaaaaaaaaaaaaaaaaaaaaaaaaaaatggaaagagagaatagCATTACTGGCTGGCAAGTTTTCTTTGACCCTGCCTTTTCTTTCCCCAGGTTACAGTTagaggcatatatatatatatatttaatcagtTCTAGCTAACTCTCTGATGCCTTGATTTCTGTCTCAACATTTTCCCTACTACCTCTGATACTCTAGATTAGGTACCCTCTAATATTAatagccaccaccaccacccaccccgtGCCAAACACAGTGGTGCTTTACACCCTTGAGGTCACTTCATCTCCTGGGCAACCCTTTGGTAGACATATCATCACTGTTTCCATCCTACAGCTGAGGGTATCGACAAGTCCCTGCGTGTACAGAGCTTGGCCTTTAGACACTAGGCTCTCCCTTTCTACGTGCATCCAGGCACCCAGGACTCACCCCCCTCCAAAGCACTTCACGACTGAAACAAAAATCACGGCAAACTCTAGGAGGGAAAGCGTGATGCAAAGCAGAATTCTCATCCTCTAAAGCGGCATCTGAAGCCGAGGCCGGAATCGTTCAAGGTGGGTTCCTTCCCCTGCTCAACACTCGTTTACTTCCACGGGTCGCGTGGCCGGCTCACAGGCGTGTAAAGGCGAGTAAGCTCGGGTGCCAGCTGTCTGGCAGCTCACCACAAATGCCCTGGCTACACTATTTTGGGATAACCGATCACTGCCCTCGGAGGAACTACCAACTCGGCGTGCCCTCTGCTTCCCCAAACTCTCGGGCCTACGTTTCTCGGTCTTCTCGGATTTCTAAACCCACACCGAACTTGGAATGGTAGAGAGCAGCAGGAGAGTGAGAGGTGGCCGCCGTCACGCCGTCTCCCAGGGCCTCCTGTCTCGCGGCCCTGCCGCCCGGGGTTCGGGGGTTCGGGGGTTCGGGGGTTCGGCTCGATGGCAGGACTCGAGCCCGACCCCGGGCGGCAGCTCCCCCTCCACAGCGCCCAGTTACCGTGACGGAACGGCGTCCGGCGGCTCCAGGCCTCGGACACCTGCTTTTTCAAGGTTTCTTCCGTGACAGCGTCCGAAAACTCCGCTATcacctccttctttccctttttccccgCCCGGCCCGGGCTAGGCTCAGCTGGCCGCTTCCCATTCATCTCCTCTTAAGCTCCAGACCCACGCCACACTGATGAAGCAGCTACTTCCCTAAGCTGACTACAATTCCCAGAATGCCCGTTTCCCGTGTTCCCCAGCGCCGCCCAATAGGAATTATAAAAGTAAGAGGAGGTGGAACCCATTCGTGACTTACCAATGGAAGCCCCAGATATTGCGGCCATCTCATCAGCGATTGGCCCAGTGGCGCTTAGGCAAGCAGGCCACCGCCTCTCCACTTCCTGCCGCCAGAGGCTCCGGATGCACTTCCGGCGTGCCTTCGCCTCCTCTTGCGCGCTCCTGTTAATGGCCGGTGGCGGCTGCTGAGGGGGACGCAAATAACCGCTGCCGGCGCAGGGAAAGTCTCCCTGCCCGCCCCGCTTCTTCTCGCCGCCAGTACTCGAGCTCGCCAGCATGTCTGTGGTGCCGCCCAATCGCTCGCAAACCGGCTGGCCCCGGGGGGTCAACCAGTTCGGCAACAAGTACATCCAGCAGACCAAGCCCCTCACCCTGGAACGCACCATCAACCTGTAAGTGCGGCCTGGCCCTGGCGCTCCCTCGCGCGCGCCGCCCCTCTTCGTGGGCGCTCCCAGAGGCTCCCGAGCTCCTTCCGGCGCGCCCCCGGCgggctccccgcctccccgccgccgccgctccgctCCAGACGCGCGCCTTCCTGGGTCCCCACGGGCCGCCTCCCGGGCCTGctccggagggggggggggttcccTTCCCGTAGAATAAGGTTGGCCCCCGTGCCCCTGGATTCAGTCATTCCGGGAAATCCCAGGTCTGCTTTGGACCCGCCCCTTCCCCACGTCTGCAGAGAGAACCAGCTGCGGAGCTGTTCTTTCTGCCCCGCGTTTATGTTTTCACATCGCGTGTGTGTTTTTATCTGGTATGAATGGTACCACGTATCGTGTTTGCAGCTCTCACTGTGCTGTAGCAGTGAGCTTTCGAGAGCTAGCTATCACAGGTAGGTCTAGGTTTTTCGGTTTGTTTCTCCCCTCGTGACGGCTTAGTTGGGTGGTATTTGAGCTCCAGAATACACCACATTTGACCCAAGTTCTCGGGGCTGTCCGGCTTACCCTGTGCATTCCCGTCTTCTCCGGCCCAGCGACGGCCGCCGGGCACCCCAGCGAGGGGGGTGGAGACTGCCACCCTTGGGCTTCCATTCCGACCGGAAGGGGACCAGCGTAGCCCCAGAGAACCCCTTGAGGGCTGGAGCTTTATTTTCAATACTTTTCTGTTCGAACCCTTCAAGCTGCTGTATTTCGATGCCACTCTCAAAAGTTGTCTCGCTGCGTCAGGTAATTGGCATTGGGGCTCTGCCTTGCTCAAGAGACTGTCAttatgctgctgctgctcccccccccccccaaatcattTCTGAGAGTTTGTGAGGCACCGTGGTGCTGACCTTGTTGGAAGAAAGTGGCCAGTTTATGCTGGTCGGTGTTTAAAAGGTGCAGGGGTTTACTGATCTGGTGTTTCCATGAGAAACTTTTGATGTCACTCTATTTTACTTTCAAGTAAATGAACCTTTCCCCTTCAGAAGCGATTTGAAATCGAAGAGATGGttgtttttatgctttatttGGCAAAACAGGTGCTGGCGTGGAAATTTagataataaaaatgtagagTTTATGAAATCTGGTAGCTAGATACATGCGTATATACAAGTTAGTATCTCTAGCTATTACATTAACATAATACCAGTTTAATTTCATGTCTCTTCTTTAAAACATCTTCATAAGATTTCCacgaagcagaaaaagaaaatgcttttttaaaaatgtgacagcACAGCAAAGATTACTTTGAGTGCTAATTAGAACTAGGGCTTGTGGGTTTCCCTTGATTTAACTTCATTATTGGATCAATTTGTATCAAGTTACTATGTAGAATTAATTTggtgaaatgtttttatttttggtccaTTAAAGTTATGGTTTGATCAATTTACAGAACATTTCCTCTCTGTATAACTAcagcattcagaaaaaaaaaaaaaaaagaaaaatcactgttgTTAACTCAGTTCATCTGGGTGAATCATAACCTAACTTGAAAACAAGTCCTTTCTCCCCTACTGTACTTTCTTTTGGGAAGTACTGCATGAATGCCTACTTTGTACCAAGCACTGGGCATAACGCTGGATGTGCAGTGGTGAGGAAGTAAGGTACTCTGTGCTTTTCAAAGTTAGCTCACAGTGTGATGGGAATAAAATGCACGCCTCAGCTGGCACTCTGATTTCATATCTGAACATTCTTACATCTCATTTTGATGGCATCTCTTTATCAATATGAGAGCTGGCTTTGCAGTATAGATACATACAGCTATTCTTAATTCTAACTCAAGTTGTAAGAACAATATGCTAATACATAAAaaattgcctggcacatagtactgTGTGAAATTGTTGCTGCTAGTGATGTGTCAGATTTCAGCATTGGATGTACTGGGAAAATCCTTAAATTCTTTAAAGCATCCTGGAAATGGTATATGTTAGTTATTTTCGAGCTGCTTCATTCGTGCCTAGAATCTGGCCTTCGTGTTAAGTTTTGACAACCTTGAtttacttatcttttaaaaatagctaagtGGATTAATTATATAGTTGTTGGCTTTTAATGTTAAGTCATTTTAATAGTGGATAGGCAGGTGTCAAAGTGTTCTTACTCAAAGACTTATAATCAACTCTTATCGTAAGGGTTATGATTGGGGGGTTACAAGGTGGTATGTgtgattaaatataaatatgggaTTTTTAGCTATAAggaaaaatttgatttttactgGCAACATGAAAGCTGTCTTAATGTGAGCTATTTCTGAATTCTTgataaaggaggagaaaatattcaGATTAGATATggtgggcaaaggatttgaatgaCAAGAAGGGAAGAATAAAGATACTGGATAGAATACATGCAGAAAGTTAAGGTTTATTTAGAGAGCAAAGAAAAGTTCATCTGAGGAGGAAAGGATTGTGCTAGAAAAGTCTGAGGATAGTTGACTGGGAGAAAAATAACTGAAGAGATGATGGAAGGTGGTGGCTCACCTTGTAGAAAAAGATTAGTCTTTAGCACCCATAATTAATAGACTTTCTGATTAGGTGAGAAGAACCCGAGGGGGCATTAGGCATTAGCCAGGTTGGCAGTGTTAGTCTAGCAGCCGTGATCTAAAACCAGAGGATTaccagataataataataataagatagcCACTTATCTAAGCATTTGAGGGCCTTAAGGGTGGTATTATCTATACTTGAAAACTAATGTGTAATGTAGCAGTTTGATGTAATGGAACCTCTGTCCAAAGAGCTGGATTCTAATCTCTGTTGTTGCATTAACTAGTTGTGTAACTTTGGACAAAATGTGTGTCTCTGAGTAcattatgtgcatttttttttttttttttaccatggttTCTTACATGTAGTTGGTATCTATCTTGGTAAATTATGGTCTTCGGTTCTCATGTTAGATATTTGTTTTGGATCACAGGTACCCTCTTACCAATTATACTTTTGGTACAAAAGAGCCCCTCTATGAGAAGGACAGCTCTGTTGCAGCCAGATTTCAGCGCATGAGGGAGGAATTTGATAAAATTGGAATGAGAAGAACTGTAGAAGGGGTTCTGATTGTACATGAGCACCGGCTACCACATGTGTTACTGCTACAACTGGGAACAACTTTCTTCAAATTGTAAGTGTCACTGGAAATTAACAGCTAGACAACTTTTAATAGGATTGCTGTTTTATGCAGGTTTGGAAGACAATTTCAGATTTTAGTCGTTTATTTCTATAAACACTGCTGTTAATGGAGtctttagaaagagaaaatcataagtccttttttttctccagcataGTGCTCATTTAGTGCCTAACTGGCAATCTGCATGTTTCTGTATTTGTTGTTAGTAACTGAGCCTGATAGAAACCCCATGAAGCAAATTAGTCCAACTTCAGTTTCTAAATGTCATTGTAGCATTATTAAGAACAATTGGTATTTCTTTCTTAGGATGAATGGTGTTTCCCATTCTTaaaataacttacatttttataggtaactgtttatttttatcatttaaactCATACATACCTCCATATTATACATGTAGTGCATAGTTGTTTGACCAGATTGTGTGTACCACAAAGAGAGGACTCAAGTCCTTAGATTGAAATTCTTGAGGAATGTCTCATTCTTCAGACCTAAAGAATGTGGTCTATTGCTTCTTTGGGCATTTCTAGAATTGATTATGACCAGGCACCTTCCAGAGAGAAAAGATTGGGATAGACTGGTGACAGAAATTGTTATGTTACTTATCTCGTTTGTTTAAAACTAAGGTTTGTGTATGGTTAGTCTGGTGAAGTAATATTATGAATTCAACTTTCTAGTACATTCTTCCCCCTCCCTTTgacatttgtttgtttgattgccTTATGTGACATTGAAATATGTGTTATTCAGTTACATGATAGAGATGACTATTATTGTCTTGTTCCTGTTATCCTAAAATTGTATTAAGTTGAAAGCTGAAATTCTTAACCTTTATACAGACCTGGTGGTGAGCTTAACCCAGGAGAAGATGAAGTTGAAGGACTAAAACGCTTAATGACCGAGGTATTTCTCCATTTAACCACTTTGGCGGTTTTATCCTTGCCTATCTGAACATCCAACAACTGAATGGATAACtaggctttttatctttttattttttaaatttattttgactagttttcaataaataaaacttaagaacAAAGTATTAGTACTATGtttattttctgcagtttgaacTTGTACTTAACCTTTTTTTACATTGAAGTGTTGGTGT
Encoded here:
- the NUDT21 gene encoding cleavage and polyadenylation specificity factor subunit 5, giving the protein MFSHRVCVFIWYEWYHVSCLQLSLCCSSELSRASYHRYPLTNYTFGTKEPLYEKDSSVAARFQRMREEFDKIGMRRTVEGVLIVHEHRLPHVLLLQLGTTFFKLPGGELNPGEDEVEGLKRLMTEILGRQDGVLQDWVIDDCIGNWWRPNFEPPQYPYIPAHITKPKEHKKLFLVQLQEKALFAVPKNYKLVAAPLFELYDNAPGYGPIISSLPQLLSRFNFIYN